The Sphingomonas sp. IW22 DNA segment TCGCGCCGAGCAGCGGATCAGCCAACCGCGCGGTGCGGAAGGTGAAAGCGGCGAGAAACGTCGGGGCGAAACGCCGCACGGCGGGATAGCGTTCGACCACTTCTTCCAGCCCGTCATCGGCCGAGCGCGTCAGATCCTCGGCAAAGCGGATGCTGCGTTCGAGCTGATCCCAGCCCATCTTCGCGTCGATCGCGCGGAAGGCATCGCGCCCGCTCGCACGAGCATCTACCAGCAGGCGACCGAGCCGGGCATGGAAACGCGCGGTGTCCTTCAGCATCCGTGCCTGGCCGAGCAGCCGATCGGAGCGGGTGCGGTCGGCACGGCGGAACAGCGCGCCCACCATCTTCTCCACCATGACCAGCGCGGCGTCGGTCAACGTCGCTTCCATCTCGATCACGGAAGCTACGAGCATGGCGAGCCGGCGCGGACGTTCGAGACGCCGCAGGTGCTGGGCGGTGACGATGCCGGCGGTCCGCGCAATGACGGCATAGCGAGCAGCATGGATACGTCGTGCTCGATCAGCCGCGATCCCGATGCCGCGCACGGTGTCGAGCCGTTCGACGATTCCCTTCAGGTTCGCGGCCGATGGTGCTTCCGGCCATTCGCGTATCCATCCTAGCCGGGTGCGCCCATCATCGTCGGAGGCGATCATGTGTTCGAGTGCGGCTTCCTGTTCGGTCGAACAGTCGCGGATCAGATTGGAATGGGCCGCCTTGCGCGCCCGTGTCCGCACGATGAGGGCGAGCCGTTCCAGCGTCGATGTCGCCGGCAGTACGATCCGGTCCGCCCGCAAGCGATCGACCATGCCTGTGACGATCGTCTCACCTCTATCAGTCGAAGCGGCAATCTCCGATCCCAGCGCCAGCATCGCCCGTACATCCACCCGCGCGAAGGCGCGCAGACCGAGCAGAGCTTCGATCTCGGCCCGGTGTTCGCGCAATGTCGTGGGGCGCGTGGCATAGCCGGTGAAGTCGTCGGCTACGCACCCGATCTGATCGGCGAGCAGCGCGAGCATGGCGGCGGGCACCGCATCCCCCGTCAGTAGCCTGCGACCGGGATGACGCAGGTAGCAAAGCTGCACCGCATAGCCGAGCCGGTTCGCCCCGCGCCGACGTCGCGCCACCTGTGCCAGATCGTCGGGACCGAGCGTATAGAGCCGTTCGATCGTCGCGCGATCGGCAGGCGGGTCGAAGATCACAGCACGCTGCGCGGGCGACAGGATGGTCTTGGTCGGCATCGGCTTCCTGTTCGTCACGAAACAGGAAAGCGTACCCGTTCATGGAGCATAGACCAGAAGACGGGTTATGTGACATTATCGCGATTGATCGACGGGCAATGCCGCTCCGTCACGTGAACGGACGTATATGTGACAACGCAGATCGGTTACGCGCGGGTGTCCAAGGCGGACGGCAGCCAGGTCCACGACCTGCAGCACGACGCGCTGGTCGCGGCCGGCGTCGATCCCGAGCATATCTATGAGGATGCCGCATCGGGCCGGCTCGACAAGCGACCGGGACTGGACGCCTGCCTGAAGGCGCTGCGCCGCGACGACACGCTGGTCATCTGGAAACTCGATCGGCTCGGCCGCGATTTGCGCCACCTCGTCAATACGGTTGGTGATCTGACGAAGCGTGGCATCGGGTTGAAGGTGCTGGCGGGCGAAGGCGCGTCGATTGACACAACCACCGCCAACGGTCGGCTGATCTTCGCGATTTTCGCCGGCCTCGCCGAGTTCGAGCGAGAACTGATCGTCGAGCGCACGCGCGCCGGTCTGGAGTCCGCTCGGGCACGCGGTCGGCACGGCGGGCGTCCGTTCAAGATGACGCCGGCCAAACTGCGTCTCGCCCAGGCCGCGATGGGCAAACCGGAAACCAAGGTCGCGGAGCTATGCGCCGAACTCGGCGTGACGCGCCAAACACTCTACCGACACGTCACGCCGAAGGGCGAGATCAGGCCCGATGGTGAAAAGCTGTTGGCGCGAGGGCGCCGATAGCAGTCGGCTGAAGCTGCTCAGGTTCAGAGCGACGATGCCGTAACGTAGGTTCCTACCGCAATCACGACGGCGGCAAAGCCACGTTCGAGCAGCCCCTTACGGGTGCCGAGAACCTTGCCCAATGCAATACCGCCGATCGTTCCAGCGACGCCGCCCACGACCAGCATCGCGGTCACGCTCCAGTCGACCAGCCCCGACAGGGCGTAGGACAAGGCGGTGGTCAACCCCAGCGCGCTGACGACGACCAGCGACGTGCCGATCGCGAAGGGCAGCGGCATCGCGGTCGCGAGGATCAGCCCCGGCACGATCAGGAAGCCGCCCCCGATCCCGAAGAAGCCGGCGGCAAGCCCGACGCCCAGCCCGATCGGAACCAAGCGCGGCAGCAGCGTCGAGGCGCTATCGCGGGTCAGTCGCACGTCCGGCGCTTCCGCCGTGCGGCGCTTGCGCAACATCGACAAACCGACGCCAATCATCAGAAGCCCGAACAGGACAAGCAGTCGCTTGCCGTCGAACGCCTTGCCCAACTCCGCCCCCAGCGCCGCGCCGATCATTCCGGAGACGGCGAAGACACTGGCGCACCGCCATTTCACGCGGCCCGCTCGCGCATGGCCGACCAGGCTGGCAAGCGCATTGACGGTGACGGCGACAGCGGCCGTCCCGATCGCAGCGTGCGGTGATCCGACGCCGACAACATAGATCAGGAGTGGCACGGCGAGGATCGACCCGCCTCCGCCGACAAGGCCGAGGATCAGGCCAATCACGCCGCCCGATGCAAGCGCGGCAAGGGTGGCAGCGGTGTCCACGATCGCCTCAGGCTGTCGCGCGCCGGTTCCAGGGCATGACGCGCAGCAGGTTGGCCATGCCGCACCACCCCGTCACGCCCGCGAACATCAGCCCCGCCCCGACGAACGCCGACAGCCCGAAGAAGCCGGGAGCGACGAACGTGCCGAGCAGAACGCCGATCAGCACCAGCCCACCGGCGGTAATCTGCACCTGCCGCATGATTTCCAACGGCTGCGACCGATCGGCGACGGTGGGCTGTCCTGCCTGCCGCCACGCATCGATGCCGCCGCCCAGGATATAGGCCGGCGCGCCACCCGCTGCCGCGCCGAGCTGCGCCGCATTGGCGGCGGTGCGCATCCCGGACTTGCAGTGAAAGACGACCGGACGATCGTCGCGCGGGAGATCGCCGATCCGGTCGAGCGGCACGTTCATCGCGCCGGGAATGCGTTCGCGCGCATGCTCGTCGGCACCGCGAATGTCGATCAGGCGCGCACCGGCATCGATCGCGGCACGGGTATCGTCGGGAGAAAGGGTCGCGAGCGTCATCGCATCAATCCTTGCAGTAGAGCTGGTAGAGAGTGCCGAGCAGCGTTTCGACGCGGGCATCCGCGATGGCGTACCAGAGCGTCTGGCTCTCCCGCCGGTAGGTGACGAGACCCTCGTCGCGCATCCTGGCCAGGTGCTGCGAGCAGGCCGACTGCGACAAGCCGACATCACGGGCCAGATCGCCGACCGTCATCTCGCCATGCTCGACCAGCTTGCACAGCAGCATCAGCCGGCGAGCATTGCCGATCGCCTTCAGCGTGTCGGCGACCTGCCCGGCCTTCGCCTCGAATGTCGCCAGGTCCATCGGCGGTTTGAGCATCATCGCCACTCCATTAGGTGTTGCTTATGTAGCACCAGCTAATATATTAGCAAGCGCTAACGGAGAAAATCATGACTCAGCCCCTCATCGAGGCGTTTTTCGACGAGCCGACCAATACGATTAGCTACCTCGTCGGCGATCCCGCGACACGGACTGCGGCGGTGATCGATCCAGTCCTC contains these protein-coding regions:
- a CDS encoding rhodanese family protein, which gives rise to MTLATLSPDDTRAAIDAGARLIDIRGADEHARERIPGAMNVPLDRIGDLPRDDRPVVFHCKSGMRTAANAAQLGAAAGGAPAYILGGGIDAWRQAGQPTVADRSQPLEIMRQVQITAGGLVLIGVLLGTFVAPGFFGLSAFVGAGLMFAGVTGWCGMANLLRVMPWNRRATA
- a CDS encoding helix-turn-helix transcriptional regulator yields the protein MMLKPPMDLATFEAKAGQVADTLKAIGNARRLMLLCKLVEHGEMTVGDLARDVGLSQSACSQHLARMRDEGLVTYRRESQTLWYAIADARVETLLGTLYQLYCKD
- a CDS encoding recombinase family protein, encoding MTTQIGYARVSKADGSQVHDLQHDALVAAGVDPEHIYEDAASGRLDKRPGLDACLKALRRDDTLVIWKLDRLGRDLRHLVNTVGDLTKRGIGLKVLAGEGASIDTTTANGRLIFAIFAGLAEFERELIVERTRAGLESARARGRHGGRPFKMTPAKLRLAQAAMGKPETKVAELCAELGVTRQTLYRHVTPKGEIRPDGEKLLARGRR
- a CDS encoding sulfite exporter TauE/SafE family protein; this translates as MDTAATLAALASGGVIGLILGLVGGGGSILAVPLLIYVVGVGSPHAAIGTAAVAVTVNALASLVGHARAGRVKWRCASVFAVSGMIGAALGAELGKAFDGKRLLVLFGLLMIGVGLSMLRKRRTAEAPDVRLTRDSASTLLPRLVPIGLGVGLAAGFFGIGGGFLIVPGLILATAMPLPFAIGTSLVVVSALGLTTALSYALSGLVDWSVTAMLVVGGVAGTIGGIALGKVLGTRKGLLERGFAAVVIAVGTYVTASSL